From the genome of Aricia agestis chromosome 9, ilAriAges1.1, whole genome shotgun sequence, one region includes:
- the LOC121730375 gene encoding alpha carbonic anhydrase 8-like has protein sequence MKCFLILLFVFCYGDCRKVLPIDKSANTAFINMEAGGVRAPNPAPAPVKPQPVQPAPSSPQTQHTPSTPKPVPKQEPTPTVPHKPTPPQIPPKPVNPPQPANPITTPGPGSVKQLITFYDSQGKASPIRPYTYSQAVKQG, from the exons ATGAAGTGCTTCTTAATTCTTCTGTTTGTCTTTTGTTATGGTGACT GTCGCAAAGTTCTGCCGATCGACAAGAGCGCCAACACCGCCTTCATAAACATGGAGGCTGGTGGGGTCCGCGCTCCAAACCCCGCACCAGCACCAGTTAAACCACAACCAGTACAGCCAGCACCATCCTCACCACAAACCCAACATACCCCATCCACGCCCAAACCCGTACCTAAACAGGAGCCCACACCGACGGTACCACACAAACCAACCCCACCCCAGATCCCGCCGAAGCCGGTTAACCCCCCTCAGCCTGCGAACCCCATCACGACTCCGGGGCCTGGTAGCGTGAAGCAGCTGATCACCTTCTACGACTCCCAGGGAAAAGCCAGCCCGATCAGACCATACACTTACAGCCAGGCTGTGAAACAGGGTTAA